Proteins from a single region of Aerococcus viridans:
- a CDS encoding cysteine desulfurase family protein, translated as MIYFDNSATTKIAPEALQTMTQVMQTYYGNPSSLHKLGTESAKLLNSARKQIADLLGAQSPEIFFTSGGTESNNWAIKGTAMEKVKYHGNHIIVSSVEHPSVRNTIENLSQNGYEITYLPADKSGKVHVEDVAAAIKETTILVSVMAVNNEIGAIQPIAEIGDLLEKYPTIHYHVDGVQSVGTFEKPLIHDRVDLMSFSAHKFNGPRGIGILYKNQNRVISHLLDGGGQEMGQRSTTENLAGIAATAKALRMALAEAKDVKDKETAMQEKLRAFLADHRDLVQVFSPEDAAPHILCFALKGVRGEVMVHALEDEDIIVSTTSACSSRAVNNSSSTLGAMKVDPVWAKQAIRLSFGKDNTMTEVDQFIDVYSKLMKKFERIQ; from the coding sequence ATGATCTATTTTGATAACAGCGCAACCACGAAAATTGCGCCGGAAGCACTACAAACAATGACACAAGTCATGCAAACATATTACGGTAACCCGTCTAGTTTGCATAAGTTGGGGACTGAATCAGCGAAACTGTTAAATTCAGCGCGTAAACAAATTGCCGACTTGCTAGGTGCGCAATCACCGGAAATCTTCTTCACTTCAGGTGGTACGGAGTCGAATAACTGGGCCATCAAAGGAACCGCGATGGAAAAGGTGAAATACCACGGTAACCACATTATCGTTTCAAGTGTGGAACACCCATCTGTCCGCAATACCATTGAAAACTTGAGTCAAAATGGCTATGAGATTACCTATCTGCCGGCTGATAAATCAGGGAAAGTCCATGTTGAAGATGTGGCTGCGGCAATCAAAGAGACGACGATTTTAGTATCTGTAATGGCGGTCAATAATGAGATTGGTGCTATTCAACCGATTGCTGAAATTGGTGATTTGTTAGAAAAATATCCGACCATCCATTACCATGTTGATGGTGTGCAAAGTGTCGGGACTTTTGAAAAACCATTAATCCATGACCGTGTTGACTTGATGAGTTTTTCAGCCCACAAGTTTAACGGCCCTCGTGGTATCGGTATTTTATATAAGAACCAAAACCGTGTGATTAGTCATTTGCTTGATGGGGGTGGCCAAGAAATGGGGCAAAGGTCAACGACTGAAAACTTAGCGGGGATTGCAGCGACTGCAAAAGCCCTTCGGATGGCGCTAGCTGAAGCCAAGGATGTGAAGGACAAAGAGACTGCTATGCAAGAGAAATTGCGTGCTTTTTTGGCCGACCATAGAGACCTTGTCCAAGTCTTTAGTCCTGAAGATGCAGCGCCACATATCCTATGTTTCGCCTTAAAAGGCGTCCGCGGGGAAGTGATGGTTCATGCCTTGGAAGACGAGGATATCATCGTATCTACAACTAGTGCCTGCTCAAGTCGTGCCGTCAACAATAGCTCGTCTACACTTGGGGCGATGAAGGTGGATCCAGTTTGGGCTAAACAAGCCATTCGTTTAAGTTTTGGGAAAGACAATACCATGACTGAAGTGGACCAATTTATCGATGTATATTCGAAACTAATGAAGAAATTTGAACGCATTCAATAA
- a CDS encoding septation ring formation regulator EzrA, whose amino-acid sequence MPFLIALLILIILVLLGYGLIYYLGRKQTQANIELDEQKQEIMSTPVADKLYTLRNKNVSGATRRVYESEQAKWQTITRFRLPEIEAALVSAQDYTDKYNIVKARSVADEVETILEETKDEVNGINDRLTEILASEKASEDKHEETYERYAALRKQLLAHGYKFGDALETLEHHLAYIELDFTKYHQQMNDGDFIGAQEALVQIDADLNELEQMMEMIPDLYTKLNEEYVEQVADMQQGFAHMVDENFQFPMDVDIPKEISVAEKKVAEAKKALSDADLTQASELMEAAGVQIDQTYTLMEKEIASREYIGKNQGAVQRRLEQVTQSNRYGALEIDRVAQNYLLYDNEMGKMQEYADQIERQKDVLKTTDDQLAEHQIAYSDMETRYREIYDQLTEIDKGQSAIVVALANLRQRERDARDDLYMFELDLRNIKRSVEIHHLPGLTNEYLDYFFDTSDRIDQLSESLNRVKLDMVEIENLTDQIAKAIEYLDEETEKQVRAAQLTESAIQYANRYRPKHPELNAVIERSYYLFDKEFLYEDAFENIARAVDQIQPGARQEIIQQYDKENQVG is encoded by the coding sequence GTGCCGTTTTTAATAGCATTGTTAATCTTAATTATATTGGTATTACTTGGTTACGGACTGATTTATTATTTAGGACGTAAACAAACTCAAGCCAATATTGAATTAGATGAACAAAAACAAGAGATCATGTCTACTCCGGTAGCGGACAAACTATATACACTGCGCAATAAGAATGTTTCGGGAGCAACGCGTAGAGTATACGAGAGTGAACAAGCCAAGTGGCAAACCATCACTCGTTTTCGTTTACCAGAGATCGAGGCAGCATTAGTTTCTGCCCAAGATTACACGGATAAATACAACATCGTTAAAGCAAGAAGTGTTGCTGACGAAGTAGAAACCATCCTAGAAGAAACGAAGGATGAAGTGAATGGCATCAACGACCGTTTAACTGAAATATTAGCCAGTGAAAAAGCGTCTGAAGACAAGCATGAAGAAACTTACGAGCGCTACGCAGCCTTACGTAAACAATTGCTGGCACACGGCTATAAATTTGGCGATGCCCTAGAAACTTTAGAGCACCATTTAGCTTATATCGAACTTGATTTCACTAAGTATCACCAGCAAATGAATGATGGTGATTTCATTGGTGCCCAAGAAGCACTGGTACAAATCGATGCTGACTTAAACGAATTAGAACAGATGATGGAAATGATTCCAGATTTGTATACTAAATTAAACGAAGAATATGTGGAACAAGTGGCTGATATGCAACAAGGTTTTGCACATATGGTAGATGAAAACTTCCAATTCCCAATGGATGTTGATATTCCAAAAGAAATTTCTGTCGCTGAAAAGAAAGTGGCCGAAGCTAAAAAGGCTTTGTCAGATGCTGACTTGACCCAAGCTTCTGAATTAATGGAAGCTGCTGGGGTGCAGATCGACCAAACCTATACTTTGATGGAGAAAGAAATTGCTTCAAGAGAGTATATCGGGAAAAATCAAGGTGCTGTTCAACGCCGTTTGGAACAAGTAACGCAAAGCAACCGATATGGGGCATTAGAAATTGACCGTGTAGCGCAGAATTACCTATTATATGACAATGAAATGGGTAAAATGCAAGAATACGCTGACCAAATTGAACGACAAAAAGATGTGTTGAAAACAACAGATGACCAATTAGCCGAACACCAAATTGCTTATTCAGATATGGAAACACGTTACCGTGAAATCTATGACCAATTAACTGAAATTGACAAAGGCCAATCAGCTATTGTTGTGGCTTTGGCTAACCTACGTCAAAGAGAACGTGATGCCCGTGATGACTTATACATGTTCGAACTTGATTTACGTAACATCAAGCGTTCAGTAGAAATTCATCATTTACCAGGCTTAACTAATGAGTACCTAGATTACTTCTTTGATACAAGCGACCGCATTGATCAGTTATCAGAATCATTAAACCGTGTGAAATTAGACATGGTTGAAATTGAAAATCTAACCGATCAAATTGCTAAGGCGATTGAATACTTGGATGAGGAAACTGAAAAACAAGTCCGCGCTGCCCAATTAACAGAGTCAGCGATTCAATACGCGAACCGTTACCGCCCAAAACATCCAGAGTTGAACGCGGTAATAGAACGGTCATATTATTTATTTGATAAAGAATTCTTATACGAAGATGCCTTTGAAAATATTGCCCGAGCGGTTGACCAAATTCAACCTGGTGCAAGACAAGAAATCATTCAGCAGTATGACAAAGAAAATCAAGTAGGCTAA
- a CDS encoding MerR family transcriptional regulator yields MRKSPKKHTPEKRGFDKMYNKKGKKTGKIFTWIMLILILSSVVLSLGFALYSYFGM; encoded by the coding sequence ATGCGTAAAAGTCCAAAGAAACACACACCAGAAAAACGTGGCTTCGATAAAATGTACAATAAAAAAGGCAAGAAAACCGGTAAAATCTTTACTTGGATCATGTTAATCTTGATTCTATCATCAGTAGTCCTGTCTTTAGGATTTGCCTTATATAGCTATTTCGGTATGTAA
- a CDS encoding GlsB/YeaQ/YmgE family stress response membrane protein: protein MGWLWSLIVGGLIGWGAGAILGKDVPGGVIGNIICGMLGSWVGSTFLQDFGPVIGGYAVIPSLIGAIVLILVLNFVLKRLN from the coding sequence ATGGGCTGGTTATGGTCTTTAATCGTCGGTGGACTTATTGGTTGGGGTGCAGGTGCAATCCTAGGTAAAGATGTCCCAGGTGGCGTTATCGGTAACATTATCTGTGGTATGTTAGGTTCGTGGGTAGGATCTACTTTCTTACAAGACTTTGGTCCTGTAATTGGTGGATACGCAGTGATCCCTTCACTAATCGGAGCTATCGTATTAATCTTAGTATTAAACTTTGTCTTAAAACGTTTAAACTAG
- a CDS encoding 5-bromo-4-chloroindolyl phosphate hydrolysis family protein, protein MNRPLQYIAKIGQYPFYWPMNVTIIFLLFIFGAPYYQIAFWVSALSFLVFVINNIYTANIANHQSNREKYKPGRVPKSKKAIYEKANLTDQEIHFFRSEMAEALDNIETILGYENYNTHLNMVFKRYDTSKVLKSYFQAITQAPDRLNQATNFLYHVLPNLKAALEQYTAINQAMDKSARKIQKLTSLREEIADLAHQAQSSFESFTNDPE, encoded by the coding sequence ATGAATCGCCCACTTCAATATATCGCAAAAATTGGTCAATATCCCTTTTACTGGCCGATGAACGTGACGATCATTTTTCTATTGTTTATATTTGGTGCCCCCTACTATCAAATTGCCTTCTGGGTGTCGGCGCTGTCTTTCTTAGTCTTTGTAATCAATAATATTTACACAGCCAATATTGCTAACCACCAAAGCAACCGTGAAAAATATAAACCTGGACGGGTGCCCAAATCAAAAAAGGCCATCTATGAGAAAGCTAACTTAACCGATCAAGAGATTCATTTTTTCAGGTCCGAAATGGCTGAAGCCTTGGATAATATTGAAACGATTTTAGGATATGAAAACTACAATACCCATTTAAATATGGTGTTCAAACGATATGATACAAGCAAAGTTTTAAAGAGTTATTTCCAAGCCATTACCCAAGCCCCTGATCGTTTAAACCAGGCTACCAACTTCTTATATCATGTCTTGCCGAATTTAAAGGCCGCACTTGAACAATATACGGCCATTAATCAAGCAATGGATAAATCGGCACGAAAAATTCAAAAGTTGACTAGTTTACGTGAGGAAATTGCTGACTTAGCCCACCAAGCGCAAAGTTCATTCGAAAGCTTCACTAATGACCCTGAGTAA
- a CDS encoding 5'-methylthioadenosine/adenosylhomocysteine nucleosidase: MKVAIICPMEEEIGYYKEHLGLSASEVVGSTEVWTTSYERHEIIVARCGIGKVNAAIATTLVAQTNPDLIINTGSAGALAPDRQIGDIVIGEATMYHDADARAFGYELGQVPTMPARYKAPENLIQGFLDAYHETDLNATTGLILTGDQFIADTDKVNDLYQTFRGAQCAEMEGAAVAQVANQFGIDCIVIRAISDTAQQDANVVFDEFVVTAGQNAAKVTLDYLKHVN, from the coding sequence ATGAAAGTAGCAATTATTTGCCCAATGGAAGAAGAAATTGGTTACTATAAAGAACACCTAGGCCTAAGTGCTAGTGAAGTTGTTGGGTCAACAGAAGTATGGACAACATCATACGAAAGGCACGAAATCATTGTAGCCCGTTGCGGGATTGGGAAAGTTAACGCCGCAATCGCGACAACACTCGTTGCCCAAACGAATCCAGATTTAATCATCAATACTGGATCAGCTGGGGCCCTTGCACCAGACCGTCAAATTGGGGATATTGTCATAGGAGAAGCGACGATGTACCATGATGCGGATGCCCGTGCATTCGGGTATGAATTAGGACAAGTTCCTACAATGCCAGCCCGTTATAAGGCGCCAGAAAACTTAATTCAAGGCTTCTTAGATGCTTATCATGAAACAGACTTAAATGCGACAACCGGATTGATTTTAACAGGAGACCAATTTATTGCCGATACTGATAAAGTGAATGATTTATATCAGACATTTAGAGGGGCGCAATGTGCTGAGATGGAAGGGGCTGCTGTTGCGCAAGTAGCCAACCAGTTTGGTATTGATTGTATTGTTATTCGAGCGATTTCTGATACCGCTCAACAAGACGCTAATGTGGTCTTCGATGAATTTGTGGTGACGGCAGGGCAAAACGCCGCTAAGGTGACGCTGGACTATTTAAAACATGTAAATTAA
- a CDS encoding cold-shock protein: MTYYGFVKTFNEKEGFGFIELPDFPEEDDIFVHFSALRHLDQTSLEVGQKVQFEIAQGKRGPQAVNIELG; this comes from the coding sequence ATGACCTATTACGGCTTTGTAAAGACTTTTAATGAAAAAGAAGGCTTTGGATTTATCGAGTTACCAGATTTTCCAGAAGAAGATGATATCTTCGTGCATTTTTCAGCTTTACGTCACTTAGACCAAACTTCATTAGAAGTGGGTCAAAAGGTACAGTTTGAAATTGCCCAAGGAAAACGTGGTCCTCAAGCAGTGAATATTGAATTAGGCTAA
- a CDS encoding toxic anion resistance protein → MTEDKNQSLNKQSDNISKSVDDLIANPFQDATLANSPLEDLANTDEETGMEQTIYQQLSKDRQDQAQALSEKIDASDSQSIVSYGAMAQKQIGDFSHQIIAQVQNQDLDVVGEQLRELLGRLNDTDPSQLTNQKQNRIQRWFKKQKASLYEMNAKYQKVGYQIDEIAGHLTRQKNGLLNDNLQLDSLYQQNLEFFEALNVYIAAAQIKVERLRQEELPALKSQVTSEHDQMTIQKIADLEQFINRLEKRIYDLELTREITIQQAPQIRLIQNANQNLAEKIQSSIYTAIPLWKNQIAIQLSLYRQKDALDAQIAVTDTTNQLLIENSELLKQSSLETARQSERGVVDIETLKHSQQNLIDTITETMQIQEEGRAKRLQAEREMVQMEKELKHHLLNGSQKK, encoded by the coding sequence ATGACAGAAGACAAAAACCAATCATTAAACAAGCAATCGGATAATATTTCTAAATCAGTGGATGATTTAATCGCCAACCCCTTCCAAGATGCGACTTTAGCCAATTCGCCCTTAGAAGACTTGGCCAATACCGATGAAGAAACGGGAATGGAACAGACCATCTACCAACAATTATCTAAAGACCGTCAAGACCAGGCTCAGGCCTTATCTGAAAAAATTGACGCAAGCGATAGCCAATCCATCGTTTCATATGGTGCCATGGCCCAAAAACAAATCGGTGATTTCTCACACCAAATCATCGCTCAAGTACAAAACCAAGACCTTGACGTTGTCGGCGAACAGTTGCGTGAATTATTAGGTCGCTTGAATGATACTGATCCAAGCCAATTAACCAATCAAAAGCAGAACCGCATTCAACGATGGTTTAAGAAACAAAAGGCCTCTCTATATGAAATGAACGCTAAATATCAAAAAGTTGGCTACCAAATTGATGAAATTGCTGGCCACTTAACCCGTCAAAAGAATGGTTTATTAAATGACAATCTGCAGCTGGATAGTTTATACCAACAAAACTTAGAATTCTTCGAAGCCTTAAATGTCTATATCGCTGCTGCTCAAATTAAAGTAGAACGACTACGTCAAGAAGAATTACCTGCCTTAAAGAGTCAGGTAACCAGTGAACATGACCAAATGACTATCCAAAAAATTGCCGACTTAGAGCAATTTATTAACCGACTTGAGAAACGGATTTACGACTTAGAGTTAACACGCGAAATTACTATTCAACAAGCGCCACAAATTCGTTTAATTCAAAATGCCAACCAAAACTTGGCTGAGAAAATTCAATCATCTATTTATACAGCCATTCCTTTATGGAAAAACCAAATTGCTATCCAATTATCCCTATACCGTCAAAAAGATGCTTTGGATGCCCAAATCGCTGTGACAGATACCACTAACCAATTATTAATAGAAAACTCTGAATTGTTGAAACAATCATCACTTGAAACAGCAAGACAGTCTGAACGTGGTGTGGTAGATATTGAAACCTTGAAACACTCACAACAAAACTTGATTGATACCATTACTGAAACCATGCAAATTCAAGAAGAAGGACGGGCTAAACGTCTGCAAGCTGAACGTGAAATGGTACAAATGGAAAAAGAATTAAAACATCATTTACTTAATGGTAGTCAAAAAAAATAA
- the rpsD gene encoding 30S ribosomal protein S4: protein MSRFTGSNWKVSRRLGISISGTGKEIARRPYAPGEHGNGRRAKISEYGLQLQEKQKLRFIYGMNEKQFANLFVQAGKIKEGKHGVNFMILLEQRLDNVVYRLGLATTRRQARQLVNHGHITVDGKRVDIPSFRVQPGQVISVREKSKDVKVIKEAVEGLYGHVPYVQFDAEKLEGSLIRLPQRDEMNQEIDESLVVEYYNKLI, encoded by the coding sequence ATGTCTCGTTTTACAGGATCTAACTGGAAAGTTTCTCGTCGTTTAGGTATCTCAATCTCAGGTACTGGTAAAGAAATCGCTCGTCGTCCATACGCACCAGGTGAACATGGTAATGGTCGTCGTGCTAAAATATCTGAATACGGCTTACAATTACAAGAAAAACAAAAATTACGTTTCATCTACGGCATGAACGAAAAGCAATTTGCTAACTTATTCGTTCAAGCTGGTAAAATCAAAGAAGGTAAACATGGTGTTAACTTCATGATCTTACTAGAACAACGTTTAGATAACGTAGTTTACCGTTTAGGTTTAGCGACTACTCGTCGTCAAGCTCGTCAATTAGTAAACCACGGTCACATTACTGTAGACGGTAAACGTGTTGATATCCCATCATTCCGCGTTCAACCAGGTCAAGTAATCTCTGTACGTGAAAAATCTAAAGACGTTAAAGTAATTAAAGAAGCAGTTGAAGGCTTATACGGTCACGTACCTTACGTACAATTCGATGCTGAAAAATTAGAAGGTTCATTAATTCGTTTACCACAACGTGACGAAATGAACCAAGAAATCGACGAATCACTAGTCGTTGAATACTACAACAAATTAATCTAA
- a CDS encoding peroxiredoxin, whose product MATVTFKGEVVELEGTPVEVNQVAPDFEVNEVNGGKVSKADFAGKVLLLSVVPDIDSSVCSIQSNRISDYAQQAGEGVEVATISMNTDESLSNWKAENDSDMRMLNDAAAFGKDYGIFLPELGQLARAMFVIDNEGNVVYKEIVNEVTNEPDYESAIQVVDSLA is encoded by the coding sequence ATGGCAACTGTTACATTTAAAGGCGAAGTTGTAGAATTAGAAGGTACTCCGGTAGAAGTAAACCAAGTGGCACCTGATTTTGAGGTGAATGAAGTAAATGGTGGCAAAGTAAGTAAAGCAGACTTTGCTGGCAAGGTACTTTTATTATCCGTTGTACCAGATATTGACTCATCTGTATGTTCTATCCAATCAAACCGCATCAGCGACTATGCTCAACAAGCTGGTGAGGGCGTAGAAGTTGCAACAATATCTATGAATACTGACGAATCTTTATCTAACTGGAAAGCTGAAAATGATTCAGATATGCGTATGTTAAACGATGCAGCAGCATTCGGTAAAGACTACGGTATTTTCTTACCAGAATTAGGTCAATTAGCACGTGCGATGTTTGTTATCGATAATGAAGGTAATGTTGTTTACAAAGAAATTGTTAATGAAGTAACAAACGAACCAGATTACGAAAGTGCTATTCAAGTAGTTGACTCATTAGCGTAA
- a CDS encoding NUDIX hydrolase: MMTFGEKTIKKETLYEGKILNLEKHQVRLQNGELADRELIFHGPAVGIFALRDDKIVLVRQYRKGIEAVSLEVPAGLVDPNEDLLVAAKREFAEETGMAGENWQQLDGFYVTPGYNDEFIQMYVCQNVTDLPAPPAQDDDENIELVYLDFGQAKAAIASGEISDMKTIYAIQYWQILTLQG, from the coding sequence ATGATGACATTTGGTGAAAAAACAATTAAGAAAGAAACCTTATACGAAGGAAAGATTCTAAACTTAGAGAAGCATCAAGTCCGTTTGCAAAATGGTGAACTTGCAGATCGTGAACTCATTTTCCACGGACCGGCAGTCGGTATTTTCGCCTTACGAGACGATAAAATCGTATTAGTTCGTCAGTATAGAAAAGGAATTGAAGCAGTTAGTTTAGAGGTGCCAGCTGGATTAGTCGATCCTAATGAAGATTTATTGGTGGCCGCTAAACGAGAATTTGCGGAAGAAACAGGGATGGCTGGTGAAAATTGGCAGCAACTAGACGGCTTCTATGTGACACCAGGTTATAATGATGAATTCATTCAAATGTATGTCTGCCAAAATGTTACTGACTTACCAGCACCGCCCGCACAAGACGACGATGAAAATATCGAACTCGTATACCTGGACTTTGGCCAAGCGAAAGCAGCCATTGCCTCAGGAGAGATTTCCGATATGAAGACTATTTACGCCATTCAATATTGGCAAATTTTAACATTACAAGGATAG
- the thiI gene encoding tRNA uracil 4-sulfurtransferase ThiI codes for MKELIMIRYGELSTKGKNKRNFVTTLGRNIREALSEYPDIKINQQYDFMFIELNGAPQDEVLAGLEKVFGVQSFSPAIELERDFDLLKEAAVKLVKAEIAKNGVQSFKVATSRSDHNYSMDTNDINQALGGFLAEEFPELKVQMKKPDLTIRVKVREQDFLVSSEWINGAGGLPVGTSANAVLMLSGGIDSPVAGYLAMKRGIRITAVHFASPPYTSPQALNKAKDLTEKLTKFGGWINFVEVPFTETQEAIKEHVNPAYLMTITRRMMMRISDELRKQYNGLAIINGESIGQVASQTLESMFAINEVTSTPIIRPVVAMDKLEIIDISQKIDTFDLSIQPFEDCCTVFAPPSPKTKPKLDDIAYYEAKLDIEGLVQRAVEGAMGEKIMPGSRSKEDLEAFSDLL; via the coding sequence ATGAAAGAATTAATTATGATTCGCTACGGTGAATTATCGACGAAGGGTAAGAACAAGCGTAACTTCGTGACAACCCTAGGCCGAAATATCCGCGAAGCTTTAAGTGAATACCCAGACATTAAAATCAACCAACAATATGACTTTATGTTTATAGAATTAAATGGGGCGCCTCAAGATGAGGTTCTTGCTGGTTTGGAAAAGGTATTTGGTGTTCAAAGTTTCTCACCAGCGATTGAATTAGAACGCGATTTCGACTTGTTAAAAGAAGCAGCTGTTAAATTGGTGAAGGCTGAAATCGCTAAAAATGGCGTCCAATCTTTTAAAGTGGCTACATCGCGTTCAGACCACAACTATTCAATGGATACAAATGATATCAACCAAGCCTTGGGTGGCTTTTTGGCAGAAGAATTCCCTGAATTAAAAGTTCAAATGAAGAAACCAGATTTAACCATTCGTGTCAAAGTGCGCGAACAAGATTTCTTGGTATCGTCAGAATGGATTAACGGGGCAGGCGGATTACCAGTAGGGACATCTGCAAATGCAGTATTGATGTTATCAGGTGGAATTGATTCACCGGTAGCTGGATACTTAGCCATGAAACGTGGGATTCGGATTACGGCTGTCCATTTTGCCTCACCACCATACACTAGTCCACAAGCCTTGAATAAAGCGAAGGACTTAACGGAAAAACTGACGAAATTTGGTGGCTGGATTAACTTTGTGGAAGTGCCATTTACGGAAACCCAGGAAGCCATTAAAGAGCATGTGAACCCAGCTTATTTAATGACCATTACCCGCCGGATGATGATGCGCATTTCAGATGAATTGCGAAAACAATACAATGGCTTAGCGATTATAAACGGTGAATCGATTGGCCAAGTGGCGTCACAAACACTGGAATCAATGTTTGCCATTAATGAAGTGACGTCGACACCGATTATTCGTCCAGTTGTAGCAATGGATAAGTTGGAAATCATTGATATCTCACAAAAAATCGATACCTTTGATTTATCTATTCAACCATTTGAAGACTGCTGTACTGTCTTTGCACCACCATCACCTAAAACCAAGCCAAAATTAGATGATATTGCCTACTACGAAGCGAAATTAGATATCGAAGGTTTGGTACAACGGGCTGTTGAAGGAGCTATGGGAGAGAAAATTATGCCTGGTTCACGTAGCAAGGAAGATTTGGAAGCCTTCAGCGACTTATTATAA